DNA from Rubripirellula lacrimiformis:
CCCTTGGCGAGCCTAGCGGCGGTTCGATTCATGGCTAGCCACTGAATATTGGCAAACCACTAATCGATGTCGGCGGCGGTCACGGCGCCCACGATGGATGCATCAAAGTAGTTGATTGACATGCCGGCATCGACCACGATCGACTGAGCTGTGATCCCGCTGCTGCGCGGGCTCAGCAGAAAGGCGGCAGTCGATGCGACTTCATCCGTGTCGACCGCACGTCCGCGCGGGATCACTTTTTCCGCATACAAATAGGAATCGACATAGCCGGGGATGCCGGCTGATGCGCTTGTCTTCAGTAGTCCAGCGGCGACAGAGTTGAATCGGACTTCGCTGAACTTGCTGAACGATTTGGTCAGAAAGGCCAGGGATGATTCTAGGGCGGCTTTGATCGGGGCCATGAACCCGTAGCTTTCGCTGGCCATGCGAGTCGTACTGATCCCGATCGTGACCACCGACGCGTCCCGAGCGAACGTGTCTTTCAGCGCGTTGCAAACATTGGTCAGCGAGTACGCCGAAATGTCGATCGCTTGCAGGAACTGCTTGCGAGTGGTTTCGTGGAACGGGCGGATCCCTTCGGGGTAATCGGCAAAGGCGATCGAATGGACCAGCCCTGCCAATTGGATCGAATCGGCGGCCAACGTGGCTGCGAGTTGATCGATCTCCGATTGCTTTTCCACGTCGCAAACGATGATCCGGCGGTCGGCCAATAGCTTCGCCAGACTGTCTTTCCGCGACTGACTCCGCACGCTGTAGATCACTTCGGCACCGGCCTGTTCCAAAATTTTGGCGATTCGGAAGGCGACGCTCTTTTTGTTGGCGACGCCCATGACCATCACGGTCTTGCCGGACAGACCCAAAAAATCAAAGCTGGGTTCACGATCGCTCATGTCGATGTCTCCTGATCGGGGCGGCTGGATCCCGATGGCGGCGTGGGGGCTGGGCTAGAAAGGCTGCAACTGAAATCCAAACGCATCGCCAGTTTCCCGCCGACCTTCATTTTGCCAGTCATGTAGAACGCGTTGCTGACCTGGTCGTTCAACGTCGCTTCGATCTCGACCGTGTCGCCCGGACGGACCATTTTCTTGAATTTGACGCCATCCATTCGCGTCGCAACCGGAACCGCATCGGCGGCGACATCCCCGGATCGGCCAGCCAACAGAATCGCACCGGCCTGCAAACAACATTCGCACTGGATCACGCCCGGCACGATCGGCGAATCGGGGAAGTGTCCATCGAAAAAGAACTCGTCGGCTCGGAACGTCTTTCTGCAAACGATCGAATCGGCAGTTTCCGAAACGATTTCGTCGACCAAAAGCATATTTCCCCGGTGGGGGATGCGCTGCTGTATTTGTTCAGATGTCATGGCGTTATGAGACGGCAAATCAGCACCTGAAGTCAAGCGGGGCGGGATCTGGTAGGTTGGCGTTTTGGCCGGTTTTTGACTCCCCGTTTTCATTCCCAACGACATGACCACCTACTACGCCAACGGCAGCGAATCGCACTCCCTCACCAGCGACGATCTAAGGGACGCGTTAAAACAGGTTTTTGCCCAGATCGGCCCCAAAAAGAAGGTGCTGTTGCTGCCGCCCGACCAAACCCGGCTTTTCAGCCGCGCCGGCGAACTGACCGTTCAGTGCTGCGAACTGTTGGGCGATGCCGTTACCGACATCATGCCCGCGCTTGGCACCCACGACGAAATGGAACCCGATCAACTGGACCATATGTTCCCCGGCGTGCCCCACCACCTGTTCCGACCCCACCGTTGGCGTGACGATGTGGTGACGTTGGGCGAAGTGCCAGCGTCCTACGTGCACGACGTTACCGGCGGCCTGTACGACAAACCCTGGAAAGCCCAGGTCAACAAGATGCTGGTCGACGGTGGACACGACCTGATCTTTTCGCTCGGACAAGTCGTGCCGCACGAAGTCATCGGGATGGCGAACTACAACAAGAATGTG
Protein-coding regions in this window:
- a CDS encoding 3-hydroxyacyl-ACP dehydratase FabZ family protein codes for the protein MSLGMKTGSQKPAKTPTYQIPPRLTSGADLPSHNAMTSEQIQQRIPHRGNMLLVDEIVSETADSIVCRKTFRADEFFFDGHFPDSPIVPGVIQCECCLQAGAILLAGRSGDVAADAVPVATRMDGVKFKKMVRPGDTVEIEATLNDQVSNAFYMTGKMKVGGKLAMRLDFSCSLSSPAPTPPSGSSRPDQETST
- a CDS encoding SDR family oxidoreductase, with protein sequence MSDREPSFDFLGLSGKTVMVMGVANKKSVAFRIAKILEQAGAEVIYSVRSQSRKDSLAKLLADRRIIVCDVEKQSEIDQLAATLAADSIQLAGLVHSIAFADYPEGIRPFHETTRKQFLQAIDISAYSLTNVCNALKDTFARDASVVTIGISTTRMASESYGFMAPIKAALESSLAFLTKSFSKFSEVRFNSVAAGLLKTSASAGIPGYVDSYLYAEKVIPRGRAVDTDEVASTAAFLLSPRSSGITAQSIVVDAGMSINYFDASIVGAVTAADID